One window of the Pyrus communis chromosome 17, drPyrComm1.1, whole genome shotgun sequence genome contains the following:
- the LOC137722925 gene encoding general transcription and DNA repair factor IIH subunit TFB5-like: MMVNAVKGLFISCDIPMAQFIINYDNSLPASQRFIIHVLDSTHLFVQPHAAEMIRSAIAEFRDQNSYEKPT; this comes from the exons ATGATGGTGAACGCTGTTAAAGGACTGTTCATCTCTTG TGACATACCTATGGCGCAATTCATCATCAATTACGACAATTCACTGCCAGCTTCGCAGAGGTTCATAATACATGTCTTGGATAGCACTCACCTTTTTGTGCAGCCCCATGCTGCCGAGATGATAAGAAGCGCCATTGCAGAATTTAGAGACCAGAATTCGTATGAGAAGCCTACTTGA